A region from the Bacillus sp. Marseille-P3661 genome encodes:
- a CDS encoding CBO0543 family protein, with amino-acid sequence MTFAITLFVVSWIFYILFADKSKLPFFLSTVYFGMIVALMSDLFMHVVELWKFNIENRLHIFIARWLTSWGVYFVIMYLFLQWLPKKQSISSMFKYLFYWTTFSIIAEWLFVRMEWFIHLKWWNLFHSYWADWVLYIIFYFHYKWIEKKRNN; translated from the coding sequence ATGACATTCGCTATCACATTATTTGTAGTGTCTTGGATTTTTTATATTTTGTTTGCAGATAAAAGCAAACTTCCGTTCTTTTTATCAACTGTTTACTTTGGTATGATCGTCGCATTAATGAGTGATTTATTTATGCATGTTGTGGAGTTATGGAAGTTTAATATAGAAAACAGACTACATATTTTTATTGCACGTTGGTTAACTTCTTGGGGTGTCTATTTTGTCATTATGTATTTATTCCTGCAATGGCTACCCAAAAAACAATCTATTTCATCGATGTTCAAATATCTTTTTTATTGGACAACCTTTAGTATAATAGCTGAATGGCTCTTTGTAAGAATGGAATGGTTTATACATTTGAAATGGTGGAACTTATTTCACTCTTATTGGGCGGATTGGGTATTATACATTATTTTTTATTTTCATTATAAATGGATAGAAAAGAAAAGGAATAACTAA
- a CDS encoding CBO0543 family protein translates to MYTTSLFSTVLQLITDIYLEFKYRLYWYFSPGVDSETLWFVFWIYPAVNIIFLNFYPTRKGTLKKKLFYTIGWSGFAIVYEWVAVQVGIFQYNGWKLVYSIPIYPLLFLLLFINWSIIKN, encoded by the coding sequence ATGTACACAACTTCCTTGTTCTCAACCGTTTTACAATTAATAACTGATATATATTTAGAATTTAAGTACCGTCTTTATTGGTACTTTAGTCCTGGGGTTGACTCTGAAACACTTTGGTTTGTCTTCTGGATTTATCCAGCAGTAAATATTATATTTTTAAACTTCTATCCAACAAGAAAAGGAACTCTAAAAAAGAAATTATTTTATACTATTGGATGGTCTGGATTTGCAATTGTTTATGAATGGGTAGCAGTACAGGTAGGGATATTCCAATATAATGGCTGGAAATTAGTGTATTCCATCCCCATATATCCTTTACTTTTTCTACTTCTTTTCATTAATTGGTCAATCATTAAAAATTAA
- a CDS encoding S-layer homology domain-containing protein gives MINKITLLILMLILINPANFTYADSSSQPEMLVLNKNFMQLTVGEEEQNVTKAEIAKLLVDAFGYNPLLSDTDFIDVPKDHPYYREISAAFEHGLISIDAPNQFQPDRELTRSDVALYFTKNLKLVTNDQSIPTIKDVRESMYNWEGIVSVVQRGIMETDLQGYFHPNEKMKMNINSKLIPLGTSKRVVWSSSNKKVAAVDQTGQVTPVSPGIAVISAMTTDESLLATCVVSVVESNRGVQAPETVFQDLKNHWAMVDILDLKMRGLVSGITDHTFLPNSEITRAQFSALILRALGLEGTAVSQNHFSDVEMDKWYAGVVSRAYEEGLVGGFPDGTFKPEAQITRQEMAALLVRAIKKIESNVEASIQDLDKFSDYQNIDNWARKDVAVIVKKGIMSGVPTGEFIPKEGATRAESAVTIKRFIDLLLDYQSEKETTSDILIHFDPELRDVVDGETLKGEDVRPIQLGFTMDEVLQVMGYPDGGVGTTVEEGNESADMVIPETVGFCYGGSCVQFDREGGVVVSIDNSGGNLKLSDVTEPTYEPIYLGATKEQVHKAFGDPTLINSSADPSYAYSYLYPGMSLAFNNDDKLIYFKDLDYRDEVTPQVDDIDYRVLVQAEIDSNIKSISVGSTKDEVISVLGQPVEVWGSTTYLNWLMADTSIISFDDTGRVSYFELYPNFSGPWSNLQ, from the coding sequence GTGATAAATAAAATTACGTTACTAATACTCATGTTAATATTAATAAATCCAGCAAATTTTACTTATGCTGATTCTAGTAGCCAGCCTGAAATGCTTGTTTTAAATAAGAATTTCATGCAGTTAACGGTCGGTGAAGAAGAGCAAAACGTTACAAAAGCAGAAATCGCAAAATTGCTAGTAGACGCTTTTGGCTATAATCCATTATTATCTGACACTGATTTTATCGATGTCCCGAAAGATCATCCTTATTATCGGGAGATTTCTGCTGCATTTGAACATGGCTTAATAAGTATAGATGCTCCAAATCAATTTCAACCTGATCGTGAATTAACGAGAAGTGATGTTGCACTATATTTTACTAAAAACTTAAAGCTTGTTACTAATGATCAATCTATACCAACAATCAAAGATGTAAGAGAAAGTATGTATAATTGGGAAGGTATTGTTAGTGTTGTCCAAAGAGGGATTATGGAAACAGATTTACAAGGGTATTTTCATCCAAACGAAAAGATGAAAATGAACATAAATAGTAAGCTCATACCATTGGGGACATCAAAACGAGTTGTGTGGAGTAGTAGTAATAAGAAAGTTGCAGCTGTAGATCAAACCGGACAAGTAACACCTGTTTCTCCTGGAATTGCAGTCATATCAGCAATGACTACAGACGAATCATTATTAGCAACATGCGTAGTTTCTGTCGTTGAATCAAATCGTGGTGTACAGGCACCAGAAACTGTATTTCAAGATTTAAAAAATCATTGGGCAATGGTTGATATCCTTGATCTAAAGATGCGTGGACTTGTTAGTGGTATTACGGATCATACATTTTTACCGAATAGTGAGATTACAAGAGCGCAATTTTCGGCTTTAATATTAAGAGCATTAGGTTTGGAAGGAACAGCAGTTAGTCAAAACCACTTTTCGGATGTTGAAATGGATAAATGGTACGCGGGTGTTGTTTCACGGGCATACGAGGAAGGCTTAGTGGGAGGATTTCCTGATGGAACTTTTAAACCAGAAGCTCAAATAACACGCCAAGAAATGGCAGCGTTATTAGTAAGAGCTATTAAAAAGATTGAATCGAATGTTGAAGCTTCCATTCAGGACCTTGATAAATTTTCAGATTATCAAAACATTGATAATTGGGCTAGAAAAGACGTTGCTGTCATTGTAAAAAAAGGAATTATGAGTGGCGTTCCTACAGGAGAATTTATTCCAAAGGAAGGGGCAACAAGAGCAGAGAGTGCAGTAACGATAAAAAGATTCATTGACCTTTTACTTGACTATCAATCTGAAAAAGAAACAACATCTGATATCTTAATTCACTTTGATCCAGAATTGAGAGATGTCGTAGATGGGGAAACATTAAAAGGTGAAGATGTTAGACCAATCCAATTAGGATTTACAATGGATGAGGTCTTGCAAGTGATGGGATATCCTGATGGAGGAGTTGGAACAACAGTTGAGGAAGGAAATGAAAGTGCAGATATGGTCATTCCAGAAACCGTAGGGTTTTGTTACGGAGGATCTTGCGTTCAATTCGATCGTGAAGGTGGAGTAGTGGTTAGTATTGATAACAGTGGTGGGAATTTAAAGCTAAGCGATGTTACGGAGCCAACATATGAACCTATATATTTAGGGGCAACAAAAGAACAGGTTCATAAGGCATTTGGAGATCCTACCCTTATTAATTCTTCTGCAGACCCTAGTTATGCTTATAGCTATCTTTATCCGGGGATGAGTCTAGCTTTTAACAATGACGATAAACTGATTTACTTTAAAGATTTGGACTACCGCGATGAAGTTACTCCACAAGTGGATGATATTGATTATCGGGTACTTGTTCAAGCAGAAATTGATTCGAATATTAAAAGCATTTCAGTTGGATCTACGAAAGACGAAGTCATTTCTGTATTGGGTCAGCCTGTAGAGGTTTGGGGCAGCACAACCTATTTGAACTGGCTTATGGCTGATACTTCTATCATTAGCTTTGACGATACAGGTCGTGTATCATATTTTGAATTGTATCCAAATTTTTCAGGTCCATGGAGTAACCTGCAATAA
- a CDS encoding stalk domain-containing protein — MKKIISILIFNLLILNAVVVSANETDTNGEIALLVGNNQSIVAGKKVAIDPLDKNIKPIIKNNRTLIPIRFVSERFGASVDWDNETRIISIQVDHNQLKMTVGISEIDKNGKITNLDVAPEILNDRTYLPIRAVTEAMGKEILYKNGLIIISDQEKTYNEDDLVNLINQLNNGIVLMVDSNQSIVDGKITPLDSGNTPVIKEYRTLVPIRFVAQQFGANVDWNPQKQAISIELGNNELELVVGSSLLKKNGSSTKIDVAPQIINGSTYLPIRAISESLGKEIFYKDGLIFISEVEVNYTDPTIAIFAKQLKPKGIQKTTAEIVRESKESVVIIKGLNNGTVGGFGTGFFVGEGLVMTNAHVINGFDDLVIEDYTGKTYTVEGIYKYDIKLDLAVLKLDKIQAAKSLKLGEVTKNETGENVIAIGHSAGLYWSATQGIISDFREEEFFGVTYIQTDAAVTHGGSGGPLFNKYGEVIGVISQGVENEKFNFAVIPKGELYMNYQEVDYNTMPLISAEYFEASYQESSSVLDAITSYLRAFLSNNKDYYISTLHPNSPYFQLEVEYFDETAALYNGYESEINGFVVDKYGDTFLANAGIVLTKDNENKYLVNMFARLEYNENAEKYQFIVTYLDIEEIGGGQTPSHEDPPLEVVDKSIDFYQNLDFKPYDVKFDEENGIIYMIDKGSKSLVKYSIEDKRMDKQTFEYMPERLDLDHGKVYVTLISQEHSSYVFEEDQTGYIGVVDADTLDVIKIIDIGFDPYDVAAVNGFIYVPGGSGQWTDIRSYSEETGIEVDRARISEASPVEKHPSGDKLYTITTNSSPRDMSVYMINNGQIVTSYDSIYHGDYPMLVGFTFSPDGKFIYNHSGVIFKTGYGRESDIQYFNKFNQSINSVAFDTESNKMFVNVGSAGMINVYDATTLKGIGTLQTSTTVNFMSVINQKIITIEHKGGDNGINVIETK; from the coding sequence ATGAAAAAAATTATTTCTATTTTAATATTTAATCTCCTTATACTTAATGCAGTTGTTGTTTCAGCAAATGAAACTGACACAAATGGTGAGATTGCATTGCTAGTAGGTAATAACCAATCAATTGTAGCGGGTAAAAAAGTAGCTATAGACCCTTTAGATAAAAATATTAAGCCTATTATAAAAAATAACAGAACGCTAATACCCATTCGCTTTGTGTCTGAAAGATTTGGGGCTAGCGTGGATTGGGACAATGAAACGAGAATCATATCTATTCAGGTCGATCACAATCAATTAAAGATGACTGTAGGAATCTCAGAGATTGATAAAAACGGTAAGATCACGAATTTAGATGTAGCACCTGAAATTTTAAACGATAGAACGTATTTGCCGATACGAGCCGTAACAGAAGCGATGGGTAAAGAAATTCTTTATAAAAATGGTCTGATTATCATTTCAGATCAAGAAAAAACCTATAATGAAGATGATCTTGTTAACCTAATCAATCAGTTAAATAATGGGATTGTATTAATGGTAGATAGTAATCAATCAATCGTAGATGGTAAAATCACGCCATTAGACAGTGGAAATACTCCGGTTATAAAGGAATATCGGACGCTCGTACCTATTCGCTTTGTTGCTCAACAATTTGGAGCGAATGTAGATTGGAATCCTCAAAAACAAGCTATTTCAATTGAACTAGGCAACAATGAGTTAGAACTAGTAGTTGGATCATCACTCCTAAAGAAAAATGGTTCAAGTACTAAAATTGATGTAGCACCTCAAATTATCAATGGATCGACATACTTACCGATTCGAGCCATTTCAGAATCATTAGGAAAAGAAATTTTTTATAAAGATGGTCTAATATTTATTTCAGAAGTTGAAGTTAATTATACAGACCCTACTATTGCTATTTTTGCGAAACAATTAAAACCCAAGGGTATTCAAAAGACAACAGCTGAAATCGTTCGGGAATCGAAGGAAAGTGTAGTCATTATTAAAGGCTTAAATAATGGAACAGTGGGAGGATTTGGAACTGGATTTTTTGTCGGTGAAGGATTAGTAATGACTAATGCACATGTGATTAATGGTTTTGATGATCTAGTAATTGAGGATTATACAGGGAAAACTTATACGGTTGAAGGTATATATAAATATGATATAAAGCTTGATTTAGCCGTATTAAAGCTTGATAAAATCCAAGCTGCGAAATCGTTAAAACTTGGTGAAGTAACTAAAAATGAAACTGGTGAAAATGTTATTGCAATTGGACACTCTGCTGGTTTGTATTGGTCAGCTACACAAGGGATTATTAGTGATTTCAGAGAAGAAGAATTTTTTGGAGTAACATACATTCAAACAGACGCTGCTGTTACACACGGTGGCTCTGGTGGTCCACTTTTCAACAAATATGGTGAAGTCATTGGTGTGATCTCACAAGGTGTGGAAAATGAAAAATTTAATTTTGCAGTCATCCCTAAAGGTGAATTGTACATGAATTATCAAGAGGTTGACTACAATACCATGCCGTTAATCTCTGCTGAATATTTTGAAGCTTCTTATCAGGAAAGTAGTTCTGTTCTGGATGCAATAACCAGTTATTTAAGAGCATTCCTCTCAAATAATAAAGATTATTATATTTCAACACTCCATCCAAACAGTCCCTATTTCCAATTAGAGGTAGAATATTTTGACGAAACAGCAGCTCTTTACAATGGATATGAATCCGAAATTAACGGCTTTGTAGTAGATAAATATGGAGATACTTTTTTAGCAAACGCAGGTATAGTGTTAACAAAAGATAATGAAAATAAGTACTTAGTAAATATGTTTGCGCGCTTAGAATACAATGAAAACGCAGAAAAATATCAATTTATAGTAACGTATTTGGATATTGAAGAGATTGGAGGAGGACAAACACCATCACATGAAGACCCTCCATTAGAAGTTGTAGACAAATCAATAGATTTCTATCAGAATCTAGACTTTAAACCATACGATGTAAAGTTTGATGAAGAAAATGGAATCATCTATATGATTGATAAAGGTAGTAAAAGCTTAGTGAAATATTCGATTGAAGATAAAAGAATGGACAAACAAACCTTTGAATATATGCCTGAACGATTGGACTTAGATCATGGTAAGGTGTATGTAACTCTTATTTCACAAGAACATAGTTCCTATGTTTTTGAAGAAGATCAAACAGGTTATATTGGCGTTGTCGATGCGGATACACTAGATGTTATCAAAATAATAGACATTGGGTTTGATCCTTACGATGTCGCGGCGGTAAATGGATTTATTTACGTCCCTGGAGGTTCAGGGCAATGGACAGATATACGGAGCTACTCAGAGGAAACTGGGATTGAAGTAGATCGCGCAAGAATTAGTGAAGCAAGTCCAGTTGAAAAACATCCATCAGGTGACAAATTATACACGATCACAACGAACTCTTCACCAAGAGATATGAGTGTATATATGATTAACAATGGTCAAATTGTAACAAGCTATGATTCTATTTATCATGGTGATTATCCAATGTTGGTAGGATTTACGTTTTCGCCTGATGGGAAATTTATTTATAACCATTCAGGAGTGATCTTTAAAACAGGCTACGGAAGAGAAAGTGATATACAGTACTTTAATAAATTTAATCAATCTATCAATAGTGTCGCTTTTGATACAGAAAGCAACAAAATGTTCGTCAATGTGGGTTCGGCAGGTATGATCAATGTTTATGATGCGACAACATTAAAAGGGATCGGAACATTACAAACATCAACTACTGTTAATTTTATGAGTGTTATTAATCAAAAAATCATAACGATCGAGCATAAGGGTGGAGATAATGGAATTAATGTAATAGAAACAAAATAG